Proteins encoded within one genomic window of Aquarana catesbeiana isolate 2022-GZ linkage group LG03, ASM4218655v1, whole genome shotgun sequence:
- the LOC141134100 gene encoding homeobox protein siamois-like translates to MDTELDQVLCTVLSLEEDYPTMSPPLRFHDNFNSTPCISPDGFLPTESQTDLQVSSTLQQKLREIYILLGLQQEAQKKSVISKEPANKDSISQNPLKRKLEEDEYEGCKQPRVNTEDFQNSNSKAQCRKRTNFNAEQTAFLMNEFDRNPYPDFTERCHIAKITGISEPRIQVWFQNRRARHLSKDMKSQSAQGSQFSTPRDLPNIFQNPYQNLQFDGHFQIPGNMWML, encoded by the exons ATGGATACTGAGCTGGACCAAGTTCTCTGCACTGTGCTTTCTCTAGAAGAAGACTATCCAACAATGTCTCCTCCCCTGAGGTTCCACGACAACTTCAATAGCACTCCATGCATCTCTCCTGATGGTTTCTTACCTACAGAAAGCCAAACTGATCTACAAGTctcctccaccttacaacaaaagcTGCGGGAAATTTATATCCTCTTGGGGCTCCAACAAGAAGCACAGAAAAAATCCGTAATCTCAAAGGAGCCTGCAAATAAGGACTCCATTAGTCAGAATCCATTAAAAA GAAAGTTGGAAGAAGATGAGTATGAAGGATGCAAGCAACCCAGAGTCAATACTGAGGATTTCCAGAACAGCAACTCTAAAGCACAATGTAGAAAGAGGACAAACTTCAACGCGGAACAGACTGCCTTCCTGATGAATGAGTTTGATCGCAACCCCTATCCAGACTTCACAGAAAGGTGCCATATTGCCAAGATAACTGGGATTTCTGAACCCAGAATACAG GTTTGGTTCCAGAACAGAAGAGCAAGACATCTCTCAAAAGATATGAAATCCCAAAGCGCCCAGGGTAGTCAGTTCTCAACTCCCAGagatcttcccaacatttttcagaATCCGTACCAGAATCTACAATTCGATGGACATTTCCAGATCCCAGGAAACATGTGGATGCTGTAA
- the LOC141134097 gene encoding homeobox protein siamois-like, protein MDTELDQILCTVLSLEEDYPTMSPPLRFQDNFTSTPCISPDGFLPTESQTDLQNSSTLQQNLLEMYTLLGLQQEARAKKYVISKEPANKDTIIQNPLKRKLEEDEYERCKQPRVNIEDFQNSNLKAQCRKRTNFNEEQTAFLMNEFDRNPYPDFTKRCHIAKITGISEPRIQVWFQNRRARHLSKDMKSQSAQGSQFSTPRDLLNIFQNPYQNLQFDGHFQIQGNMWML, encoded by the exons ATGGATACTGAGCTGGACCAAATTCTCTGCACTGTGCTTTCTCTAGAAGAAGACTATCCAACAATGTCTCCTCCCCTGAGGTTCCAGGACAACTTCACTAGCACTCCATGCATCTCTCCTGATGGTTTCTTACCTACAGAAAGCCAAACTGATCTACAAAACTCCTCCACCCTACAACAAAATCTGCTGGAAATGTATACCCTCTTGGGGCTCCAACAAGAAGCACGGGCCAAAAAATACGTAATCTCCAAGGAGCCTGCAAATAAGGACACCATTATTCAGAATCCATTAAAAA GAAAGTTGGAAGAAGATGAGTATGAAAGATGCAAGCAACCCAGAGTCAATATTGAGGATTTCCAGAACAGCAACCTCAAAGCACAATGTAGAAAGAGGACAAACTTCAACGAGGAGCAGACTGCCTTCCTGATGAATGAGTTTGATCGTAACCCCTATCCAGACTTCACAAAGAGGTGCCATATTGCCAAGATAACTGGGATTTCTGAACCCAGAATACAG GTTTGGTTCCAGAACAGAAGAGCAAGACATCTCTCAAAAGATATGAAATCCCAAAGCGCCCAGGGTAGTCAGTTCTCAACTCCCAGAGATCTTCTCAACATCTTtcagaatccataccagaacctacAATTCGATGGACATTTCCAGATCCAAGGAAACATGTGGATGCTGTAA
- the LOC141134098 gene encoding homeobox protein siamois-like, translating to MDTELDQILCTVLSLEEDYPTMSPPLRFQDNLSSTPCISPDGFLPTESQTDLQNSSTLQQNLLEIYTLLGLQQEARAKKYVIPKEPANKDTIIQNPLKRKLEEDENERCKQPRVNIEDFQNSNSKAQCRKRTNFNAEQTAFLMNEFDRNPYPNFTKRCHIAKITGISEPRIQVWFQNRRARHLSKDMKSQNAQGSQFSTPRFLPNIFQNPYQNLQFDGHFQIPGNMWML from the exons ATGGATACTGAGCTGGACCAAATTCTCTGCACTGTGCTTTCTCTAGAAGAAGACTATCCAACAATGTCTCCTCCCCTGAGGTTCCAGGACAACCTCAGTAGCACTCCATGCATCTCTCCTGATGGGTTCTTACCTACAGAAAGCCAAACTGATCTACAAAACTCCTCCACCCTACAACAAAATCTGCTGGAAATTTATACCCTCTTGGGGCTCCAACAAGAAGCACGGGCCAAAAAATACGTAATCCCCAAGGAGCCTGCAAATAAGGACACCATTATTCAGAATCCATTAAAAA GAAAGTTGGAAGAAGATGAGAATGAAAGATGCAAGCAACCCAGAGTCAATATTGAGGATTTCCAGAACAGCAACTCCAAAGCACAATGTAGAAAGAGGACAAACTTCAACGCGGAGCAGACCGCCTTTCTGATGAATGAGTTTGATCGTAACCCCTATCCAAACTTCACAAAGAGGTGCCATATTGCCAAGATAACTGGGATTTCTGAACCCAGAATACAG GTTTGGTTCCAGAACAGAAGAGCAAGACATCTCTCAAAAGATATGAAATCCCAAAACGCCCAGGGTAGTCAGTTCTCAACTCCCAGAtttcttcccaacatttttcagaatccataccagaatcTACAATTCGATGGACATTTCCAGATCCCAGGAAACATGTGGATGCTGTAA
- the LOC141134099 gene encoding homeobox protein siamois-like yields the protein MDTELDQILCTVLSLEEDYPTMSPPLRFQDNFTSTPCISPDGFLPTESQADLQDSSTLQQNLLEIYILLGLQQEARAKKYVIPKEPANKDIIIQNPLKRKLEEDEYERCKQPRVNIEDFQNSNFKAQCRRRTNFNREQTAFLMNEFDRNPYPNFTKRCHIAKITGISEPRIQVWFQNRRARHLSKDMKSQSTQGSQFSTPRDLPNIFQNPYQNLQFDGHFQIPGNMWML from the exons ATGGATACTGAGCTGGACCAAATTCTCTGCACTGTGCTTTCTCTAGAAGAAGACTATCCAACAATGTCTCCTCCCCTGAGGTTTCAGGACAACTTCACTAGCACTCCATGCATCTCTCCTGATGGTTTCTTACCTACAGAAAGCCAAGCTGATCTACAAGACTCCTCCACCCTACAACAAAATCTGCTGGAAATTTATATCCTCTTGGGGCTCCAACAAGAAGCACGGGCCAAAAAATACGTAATCCCCAAGGAGCCTGCAAATAAGGACATCATTATTCAGAATCCATTAAAAA GAAAGTTGGAAGAAGATGAGTATGAAAGATGCAAGCAACCCAGAGTCAATATTGAGGATTTCCAGAACAGCAACTTCAAAGCACAATGTAGAAGGAGGACAAACTTCAACAGGGAGCAGACTGCCTTCCTGATGAATGAGTTTGATCGTAACCCCTATCCAAACTTCACAAAGAGGTGCCATATTGCCAAGATAACTGGGATTTCTGAACCCAGAATACAG GTTTGGTTCCAGAACAGAAGAGCAAGACATCTCTCAAAAGATATGAAATCCCAAAGCACCCAGGGTAGTCAGTTCTCAACTCCCAGagatcttcccaacatttttcagaatccataccagaatcTACAATTCGATGGACATTTCCAGATCCCAGGAAACATGTGGATGCTGTAA